The genomic region GGTGGCGGAGACCAACCTCGTGGCCGTCGACCCCGGCGTGGTCGAGGCGGCGGAGGCCGTGGGGGCCCGACCGCTGCACATCCTGTTCGGCTTCGTCGCGCGCGAGGCCCTGGGACCGCTCCTGCTGTCGCTCACCTTCATCTTCGTCGCCCTCATCGACGCGACGGCCGTCGCGGGGGTCGTCGGCGGCGGCGGCCTGGGCAGCCTGGCCCTGACCTACGGCTACCAGCGGTTCGACTACGCGGTGATGGTCGTGATCATCGTCGTGCTGATCGTGCTGGTGCAGGTCGTCCAGCTGGGCGGCAACCGGCTCGCCCGCCGGTTCATCGACTGACGTCCCCCGCCCCAGGGCCCCCGCCCCAGACCCCCCACCTGCCCCGTCCAGGACCCACGCCCGAGGAGCCCCCATGACCACCACGCTGCAGCCCGCGCCGGGTGCGAGCACCCTGCTCGCCTCGCTTCCCGACCGCCAGGGGTTCGGCGACGCGTCACTGGTCCGGCACCGGCCGGGGAGCATCGACCTGGGCGGCGGCAACCCCGACACCGGTGTGCTGCCCACGGGCCTGTACCGCGACGCCGTGCGCGACCTCACCGACGACCCGGGGTTCGCGAGCACCCTGCGCTACGCGCCGGCCGCCGGGCTGGAGTCGCTCCGCTCGGTGGTCGCCGCGCGCGAGGGCGTCGACGCGTCCCGGGTGATCGTCACCTCCGGCGGCATCCACGGCCTCGCGCTGGCCGTGCTGGGGACGCTCGACCCGGGGGACACGGTCGTGGTGGACGACCCCGTGTTCCCGCTGTTCCTCCGGGTGCTCGACCTGGTGGGCGGGCTGGACGTGGTGCCGGTGCGGGTGGACGCCCAGGGGCTGGACGTGGAGCTGCTCGAGGAGGGGCTGCGCGACGGGCTGCGTCCCCGGGCGCTGTTCACCGTGCCGACCTTCCACAACCCGACCGGCGCGACGCTGACGGCCGGTCGCGCGCAGCGGCTGGTCGAGCTGGCCGAGACCTACGGGTTCACGGTCTTCCTCGACGACCCGTACCGGGACATCGCCTTCGCGCCGGACGCCGTCCCGGAGCGGCCCGGGGCGC from Aquipuribacter hungaricus harbors:
- a CDS encoding methionine ABC transporter permease produces the protein MVTAFIDVDVVVPKVAQALAETLFMVSVSFVLATVVGLLLGIFLYATRQGQLLQSRVAHTALNLVVNVLRPIPFIVLLIALTPVTRALIGTSIGPSAAILPLTIAASVGIARVAETNLVAVDPGVVEAAEAVGARPLHILFGFVAREALGPLLLSLTFIFVALIDATAVAGVVGGGGLGSLALTYGYQRFDYAVMVVIIVVLIVLVQVVQLGGNRLARRFID
- a CDS encoding PLP-dependent aminotransferase family protein → MTTTLQPAPGASTLLASLPDRQGFGDASLVRHRPGSIDLGGGNPDTGVLPTGLYRDAVRDLTDDPGFASTLRYAPAAGLESLRSVVAAREGVDASRVIVTSGGIHGLALAVLGTLDPGDTVVVDDPVFPLFLRVLDLVGGLDVVPVRVDAQGLDVELLEEGLRDGLRPRALFTVPTFHNPTGATLTAGRAQRLVELAETYGFTVFLDDPYRDIAFAPDAVPERPGAQESDRVISVHTFSKTLGPGLRLGWNVVPEGLAPAHVKLRNRLDGQASGFLQEVVRRVLDRPEHDEQLLVAAAHYRDKAEALVAALGDTLGEQLQVTAPAGGFFVWARPVDLSVDPGRLFDLAQDEGVFVQRGEWFAVDDDTAVRGHLRLSFSEKSVPELQEGVARLGRAWVRARG